A single window of Flavobacterium aestivum DNA harbors:
- the yiaA gene encoding inner membrane protein YiaA yields MVQKTSNAFIAASWIALGTGVVGYLVGLARAEMLLNEKGYYFTVLMFGLFAVVSLQKSVRDRLEGYPVTDIYYGICWFGTILSIVLLTVGLVNATILPSEKGYYAFAFLLGIFGAIAVQKNTRDSLNQNS; encoded by the coding sequence ATGGTACAAAAAACATCAAATGCATTTATAGCTGCTTCATGGATAGCGCTAGGGACTGGGGTTGTAGGGTATTTAGTAGGTCTAGCAAGAGCTGAAATGTTGTTAAATGAAAAAGGATATTACTTTACAGTTCTAATGTTTGGACTGTTTGCAGTAGTGTCATTGCAAAAAAGTGTAAGGGATCGATTAGAAGGATATCCTGTAACAGATATTTATTATGGTATTTGCTGGTTTGGAACTATTCTTTCTATCGTTTTATTAACAGTAGGACTTGTTAATGCTACTATTCTTCCAAGTGAAAAGGGATATTATGCTTTTGCCTTTTTATTGGGTATTTTTGGCGCAATTGCTGTTCAAAAAAATACTAGAGACAGTCTTAACCAAAATTCATAA
- the mgtE gene encoding magnesium transporter — protein sequence MEFKISKELIKELEQLIQNKNDQQLEVLLNDMHHADIAEVLDELDFDEATYIFKVLDSEKTAEILLELEDDLRENILNRLSPKEIAEELDELETNDAADIIGELSKEKKAEVISELQDVEHAKDIVDLLRYPEDTAGGIMHKELVKVNENWNVLTCVKEMRIQAENISRVHSIYVVDDEDRLKGRLSLKDLLTTSTRTNISDVYIRKLNSVTVDTEDVEVARIMQKYDLEAIPVTDELGRLVGRITIDDIVDVIKEEAEKDYQLAAGITNDVESSDTVLELMKARLPWLLIGMIIEIIASKVLEGNQTSVQQYYTLMIFVPLLSATAGNIGVQASAIVVQGLANGTLKQYSSQYLTKELSVALISGTIISLFLFLYHSLMYQQYLVGFAISISMLVVIVFAATLGTLVPLFLHKNKIDPAIATGPFITTTNDVFGIMIYFGIARLILGY from the coding sequence ATGGAGTTTAAAATCAGCAAAGAATTAATAAAAGAATTAGAGCAACTCATTCAAAATAAAAACGACCAACAATTGGAAGTTTTATTGAATGATATGCACCATGCTGATATTGCCGAAGTTCTGGATGAATTGGATTTTGATGAAGCTACTTATATATTTAAAGTATTAGATAGCGAAAAAACAGCCGAAATTCTTTTAGAGTTAGAAGATGATTTACGGGAGAATATATTAAACAGGCTTTCGCCAAAAGAGATTGCCGAAGAGCTCGATGAACTTGAGACCAATGATGCTGCGGATATTATCGGGGAACTTTCTAAAGAGAAAAAAGCCGAGGTAATATCAGAGCTTCAGGACGTTGAGCACGCCAAAGATATTGTAGATTTGCTTCGTTATCCTGAGGATACTGCTGGGGGAATCATGCACAAAGAGTTGGTAAAAGTCAATGAGAATTGGAATGTTCTTACTTGTGTAAAAGAAATGCGTATTCAGGCCGAAAATATCTCTAGAGTCCATTCTATTTATGTGGTAGATGATGAAGATAGATTGAAAGGGAGATTATCACTCAAAGACTTATTGACTACATCTACCAGAACCAATATTAGTGATGTATACATTCGAAAGCTGAATTCCGTAACAGTAGACACAGAAGATGTTGAGGTGGCAAGAATCATGCAAAAATATGATCTTGAAGCCATACCAGTAACAGATGAGTTGGGGAGATTGGTAGGTAGAATCACCATTGACGATATTGTGGATGTAATCAAAGAAGAAGCCGAAAAGGATTATCAACTAGCAGCGGGTATTACTAATGATGTTGAGTCTAGCGATACTGTTTTGGAGTTAATGAAGGCAAGATTACCTTGGCTTTTGATTGGTATGATAATTGAAATTATTGCTTCAAAGGTTCTGGAAGGGAATCAAACTTCGGTTCAGCAATATTATACTTTAATGATTTTTGTTCCTTTGCTTTCAGCAACTGCAGGGAATATTGGTGTTCAAGCATCAGCGATTGTGGTGCAAGGTTTGGCAAACGGAACTTTAAAACAATATAGCAGTCAATACTTGACTAAGGAACTTTCGGTTGCATTGATATCTGGAACAATAATATCATTGTTTTTATTTTTGTACCATTCTTTAATGTATCAACAGTATTTGGTTGGATTTGCTATTTCTATTTCTATGCTCGTAGTAATAGTTTTTGCGGCTACATTAGGAACATTGGTTCCGTTGTTTTTGCATAAAAACAAAATAGATCCTGCTATTGCAACAGGTCCTTTCATCACTACTACAAATGATGTTTTTGGAATTATGATTTATTTTGGAATAGCCAGATTAATATTAGGATATTAG
- the rsmA gene encoding 16S rRNA (adenine(1518)-N(6)/adenine(1519)-N(6))-dimethyltransferase RsmA: MEKVKAKKHLGQHFLKDESIAKDIADTLNLVGYEDVLEIGPGMGVLTKYMLDKPINTYVIEIDDESVTYLDANYPKLKDRIISKDFLKYDINEVFAGKQFAIIGNFPYNISTQIVFKALEYRNQIPEFAGMFQKEVAERICEKKGTKAYGILSVLVQAFYDAEYLFTVDENVFNPPPKVKSGVLRLRRKEDFSLPCGEKLFFNVVKTAFQQRRKTLRNSLKSLNLSDNLKEDELLNLRPEQLDYTEFIALTQKIEADGV; this comes from the coding sequence ATGGAAAAAGTAAAAGCAAAAAAACACCTCGGACAGCATTTTTTAAAGGACGAGAGCATTGCAAAGGACATTGCTGATACCTTGAATTTGGTTGGATATGAGGATGTGTTAGAGATAGGTCCGGGTATGGGTGTTTTGACTAAGTATATGTTGGATAAACCCATCAATACTTATGTTATAGAAATTGATGACGAATCGGTAACGTATCTGGATGCGAATTATCCAAAACTTAAAGACAGAATCATCTCAAAGGATTTCTTAAAATACGATATTAATGAGGTTTTTGCTGGGAAGCAATTTGCCATAATTGGTAATTTCCCATACAATATTTCTACACAAATAGTTTTTAAAGCATTGGAATACCGTAATCAAATTCCGGAATTTGCCGGGATGTTCCAAAAAGAGGTGGCAGAACGCATTTGTGAAAAAAAGGGAACCAAGGCTTATGGGATTCTATCAGTTTTAGTACAAGCGTTTTATGATGCTGAGTATTTGTTTACTGTAGACGAAAATGTATTCAATCCGCCACCCAAAGTAAAATCGGGAGTATTGCGTTTGCGCAGGAAAGAAGATTTTAGTTTGCCTTGTGGAGAGAAATTGTTTTTTAACGTTGTGAAAACGGCTTTTCAACAGCGCAGAAAGACTTTGAGGAACAGCTTGAAAAGCTTAAATTTGTCGGATAATTTGAAAGAGGACGAGCTTTTAAATCTTCGTCCAGAACAATTAGACTACACAGAATTTATTGCATTGACCCAAAAAATAGAAGCCGATGGAGTTTAA
- a CDS encoding DUF4286 family protein gives MIIYNVTINIHESVHDQWMIWMQHKHIPEMLACGKFTSARLVRVLIEEEMGGVTYSVQYTTDSKETLEKYYQEDAPRLREEGVKLFGDKMLAFRTELEVISEH, from the coding sequence ATGATTATATACAACGTTACCATAAACATACATGAAAGTGTTCATGACCAGTGGATGATTTGGATGCAACACAAACACATTCCAGAAATGTTAGCTTGCGGAAAATTTACTTCGGCTCGATTAGTGCGGGTTTTGATTGAAGAAGAAATGGGTGGAGTTACTTATTCGGTTCAATATACTACAGACAGTAAGGAAACATTAGAAAAATATTACCAAGAAGATGCTCCTAGATTAAGAGAAGAGGGCGTGAAATTGTTTGGTGACAAAATGCTGGCTTTTAGAACAGAGCTGGAAGTGATAAGTGAACATTAA
- the proC gene encoding pyrroline-5-carboxylate reductase, translated as MKVHIIGGGNLGVSIALGIAKFSPNNQVTITRRNTASILYLEKLGVTVSSNNTHQIQEADVIILTIKPYQVDTVLAEILPVISNKIIASAVSGLAIEVLQEKTKFEHHAVRIMPNIAAQFGESATCISFNEKDKEQGQSLVTLFHDLGTAVVIDEKLMDAATVLGACGTAYALRYIRASMQAGIEIGFDSQTALAIAAQTVKGAAQMLLEERVHPEQLIDRVTTPQGCTIVGLNEMEHNGFSSSLIKGIKTSLKQIKG; from the coding sequence ATGAAAGTACATATTATTGGTGGTGGAAACTTAGGGGTTTCTATCGCTTTGGGAATTGCAAAATTCTCTCCAAACAATCAAGTTACCATAACCAGAAGAAATACAGCGAGTATACTGTATTTAGAAAAATTAGGAGTTACAGTTTCTTCAAATAATACACATCAGATACAAGAAGCCGATGTGATTATTCTAACCATAAAACCCTATCAGGTAGATACCGTTTTGGCTGAAATCCTTCCTGTTATTTCCAATAAAATAATTGCTTCGGCTGTAAGTGGTCTAGCGATTGAAGTTCTTCAGGAAAAGACAAAATTTGAGCACCATGCGGTTCGTATTATGCCTAATATCGCGGCACAGTTTGGAGAATCTGCAACTTGTATCTCTTTTAATGAGAAAGACAAAGAACAAGGGCAGAGCTTAGTCACTCTTTTTCACGATTTAGGAACAGCAGTTGTAATAGACGAAAAATTAATGGATGCCGCTACTGTTCTCGGTGCTTGCGGAACGGCTTATGCATTGCGATATATTCGTGCTTCTATGCAGGCTGGAATCGAGATTGGTTTTGATTCACAGACAGCTTTGGCCATAGCCGCACAAACTGTAAAAGGTGCAGCCCAAATGCTACTCGAAGAGAGAGTACATCCGGAACAACTTATAGATAGAGTAACTACACCACAAGGATGTACCATTGTTGGGCTTAACGAAATGGAACACAATGGTTTTAGTTCTTCGTTAATCAAAGGGATAAAGACTTCTTTGAAGCAAATTAAGGGGTAA
- a CDS encoding TIGR02117 family protein encodes MKKSFIQSVKKVALYAGKILLLFVGFILIYLAASYCLSRITVEKEEDSKEEIAIYIMTNGVHTDIVMPTCNEVVDWSKEVKYTNTIAKDSTCQYIAMGWGDKGFYLETPDWADLKASVAFNAAFGLSSTAIHATYYSKIVEDESCKKIMVSKNQYSRLKEYVINSFKKDENGHFINIQTNANYGKKDAFYEANGSYSLFHTCNTWANSALKTSGQKCCLWTPFDTGIFLKYSNK; translated from the coding sequence ATGAAAAAAAGTTTTATTCAATCAGTAAAAAAAGTAGCTCTATATGCTGGTAAAATACTACTGCTGTTTGTTGGGTTTATTTTAATCTATTTAGCTGCTAGTTATTGTCTTTCCAGAATAACTGTTGAAAAAGAAGAGGATTCCAAAGAGGAGATTGCTATTTATATCATGACAAATGGGGTGCATACTGATATTGTTATGCCAACCTGCAATGAAGTGGTAGATTGGAGCAAAGAAGTAAAATATACAAATACAATTGCCAAAGATTCTACCTGTCAATATATCGCAATGGGTTGGGGTGATAAGGGGTTTTATTTAGAAACTCCAGATTGGGCTGACTTGAAGGCTTCAGTTGCATTCAACGCAGCATTCGGATTAAGTTCAACTGCAATTCATGCAACTTATTATTCTAAAATTGTCGAAGATGAATCGTGCAAAAAGATTATGGTTAGTAAAAATCAATATTCAAGATTAAAAGAGTATGTTATCAATAGTTTTAAAAAGGATGAAAACGGGCATTTTATAAACATACAAACCAATGCAAATTATGGTAAAAAAGATGCTTTTTATGAAGCAAACGGTAGCTATAGTTTGTTTCACACTTGCAATACTTGGGCAAATAGTGCTTTAAAAACAAGTGGACAAAAATGTTGTCTTTGGACACCATTTGATACAGGTATATTCTTAAAATATAGTAATAAATAA